CTCGATGGCCCACCATCGACGGCCCAGCCGTTCGCTTGAATCGATTCCTTGCGAATGATGAGGACCCGATGTGCTGGCCATGCAGCCATTGCCGCAGGTCGGGGAGGTCGTAGGCTTGGCGGCGTGAAGCCGCTCGGGCTTGAAATGGTCACTGTGGGATTCGTGTCCTATGAGCTCGTAAGGATCACGATCCGGCCTTTTTGAGGCACCTCCAGCAGATGAGGTTGCACCTCAACGGGAGCGAGACTTCGCGGAGTTCGAAGCGCTTCTCTCAGCAGACGGCCAGACGCTTGAACTCGCGAAGCAGGCTGATGGTCTACTCGACGACGTGGCGGAGCCCGTCCAGGCCCTTGGTATTCAAGACGCCCTGACGCGAGGCCACTGGGGCTGTCCGGCACCATCGCAGATCAGGACACGCTTGTTGCCCTTCGCCGCCGATTGAGCGGTGACAGGTCGTCGCGGCACCGACGTTTCGCGCGAACCTGGGAGCCGTTCACGCATGCCGGCGATCAGTCCGATGGGTCGACTGCACGGCACGAGATCCATACAGTCGTCTTACACATGCGTCTTGTACGAGCGTATAGATGTCGTCTATGGTGAACCCATGAACACCGACAACGCCAAGCGTTCCGCGCTCACTATCGACGGCCGCACCTTGTCCTACGTGGACTTCGGCGGACCCGACCGCCCGCTGCTCGCCCTGCACGGACACATGTCCGAGGGCGTGTCGTTCGCCGATCTCGCCGCCCGCCTCGCCCCGGACTGGCGGGTCATAGCGCCCGATCAGCGCGGCCATGGCCACTCCGACCGGGCGGCCGACTACAGCCGGGAGGGCTACCTCGCCGACCTGCAAGCCCTCATGGACCACCTGGGACTGGAACGCGCCGCCCTCCTCGGCCACTCGCTCGGCGCGATCAACGCCTACCAGTTCGCCGCCCGCCACCCCGAGCGCGTGACCGCGCTGGTCAATGGCGAGGGTTGTGCCGAACTCGGCCTGGACGGCAGCAACCCGCTGGCATTCGTGCTGAACCTTCCGGAGGGCACCTGCCCCAGCCGGGAGGCGTTCGTGGCGCAGCTGGACCAGTTCGCCCCCTTCTTCGAATCCGCCGTTCGCGAGCGGCCAGACGGAACTTGGGGCCTGCACTTCCACCCCAAGGACATCTACGAATCCGAGGACCAGGTCCACGGCGACCACTGGGCAGACTGGACCGGATCCGCCTGCCCAGCGCTGCTGATACGCGGCACCAAAGGCGGTGTGCTGCCGGCGGAACAGGCAGCGCAGATGGCCGCTCGGCGGCCCGACACCCGTCTCGTCGAACTGGAGACGGACCACTTCCTGTACGCCAACGACCCGGTCGGCTTCGCGGACGCTGTCCGCGACTTCCTTGCCTCGGCATAGCCCTGGCCCGCAGCCTTTCCGGCCCCACCTATGCATCACGATGCAGCCTTCTTGAGGCACCTCCAGCAGATGAGGCTGCAGGCCAGTGAGATACGCGGCCGGCGAGCTGGATTGGTCGCGCGCCCGTGTGGACGGCTCGCACGTACGCGCGAAGAAGAGGGGAACGGCGATCGGTCCGTCGCCGGTGGACCGGCGGAAGACGGGCAGCAAACACCACCTGATCTGTGACGGCAAGGACATCCCGCTCCATGTCATCACGACCGCCGCGAACGTCAACGTCGTCACCCAGATCCTCGCCCTGGTCGACGGCATCCCGCTGGTAGCCATCCGCGTGAGCGCCCTGGGGCCGTCGTGGGCGACAAGGCTTACGACTCGATGGCGGTACGCGGTGCGCTACGACATCGCCGGATCCTGCCGGTGATCTCCCGAAGGCGCACAAACGCCTTGCCGTGCGTTGGGAGAGGCGTCTTGAACTCCACGACGCTTTTTCAGGTTCGCCAGCAAAATGCGGTGCAGCTGCTGGAAGAGTCCGGCCTGCTGCCATCGGCCCAGCCGACGCCAGCAGGTCTGTCCGGAGCCGAACCCCAGCTTCAAGGGCAGCAGCTGCCAGGCGATGTCCTGGTGCAGGACATACAGGATGCGCTGCAGACACAGTCGGTCTGCCACCGGTTTCGGCCCCCGGTGACCGCTCAGGCCACGGTGGCAGCAGCGTCTCGACCAACGCCCAAGTCGTCGTCCACGAGCCACGGCCGAATCGTCACGCCCTGTCGAACCTCGGATCGTCACAACGGTCACGTCCGACCAAGGCACTTCAACGAGATCCTGTTACGAGCTCTTAGGACGTGCAGATCTTTAACTCGTGGCTTTCTGCTTGGTGGTTCGTTGGTCTGGCATGAGCGGGTTGGATAGGCAACGGACCACGCTGGCAGCCAAGTTCGAGGCGATTCTGCCGCACCTCGACGAGCGGCAGCGTCGCCTGCTGATAGGGGCGGAGGCCCAGTCCCTCGGTCACGGCGGGATCAAGGCGGTCGCTCGTGCCGCCGGTGTTCGTGAGGCCACCGTGTCTGCCGGAGTGCGGGAACTCGGCTCCGGGGAGGCTCCGTTGGGCCGCGTCCGTCGGCCTGGCGCCGGCCGCAAACGCGTCGTCGACCTGAACCCAGCCGTTCGGGAGGCACTCCTCACGCTGGTCGAGCCCGACGTCCGCGGAGATCCCATGTCGCCGCTGCGCTGGACCACCAAATCCACTCGCAAGCTGGCCGAGCAGCTGACCCGGCAGGGCCACAGGATCTCCGCGGACACGGTGGGCGACCTGCTACGCGAGGAGGGCTTCAGCCTGCAGAGCAATGCCAAGACGCTGGAAGGCAAGCAGCACCCCGACCGGGACGCACAGTTCCACTACCTCAACGAGCAGGCCCGCGACCACCAGGACGGCGGTGCTCCGGTGATCAGTGTGGACACGAAGAAGAAGGAGCTGGTCGGCCCGTTCAAGAACAACGGCCGTGAATGGGAGCCGAGAGGCGAGCCGGTGCGGGTCGACACCCACGACTTCCCCGACCGCGTGCTGGGCAGGGCGGTGCCCTACGGCATCTACGACGTCGCCGCGAACACGGGTTGGGTCAACGTCGGCACCGACCATGACACCGCCGCGTTCGCCGTCGAGTCGATCCGCCGTTGGTGGAACGGAGCCGGGCGGGCCACGTACCCGACGGCCGGCCGGCTGCTGATCACCGCCGATGCCGGCGGCTCCAACGGGTATCGCACCCGCATGTGGAAGACCGAACTCGCCCGGTTCGCCGCTGAGTCCGGCCTCACGATCACCGTCTGCCACCTGCCTCCCGGGACTTCGAAGTGGAACCGGATCGAGCACCGGCTGTTCTCCCACATCACCATGAACTGGCGCGGCAGGCCCCTGACCAGCCAGGAAGTAATCGTCGAGAGTATCGCGGCGACCACCACCAAGACCGGTCTGACCGTGCACGCGGAACTCGACACCAACCCGTACCCCACCGGCATCCAGGTCAGCGACGACGAGATCGCCTCACTGCCGATCACCCGCCACCGCTTCCACGGCGACTGGAACTACACCCTCCGCCCCCAGCATCCGATGGACGCGGCCACGACCGACAGCACGTCGGACCAGGCCCCGGCGGGCAGACCGCCTCGCCTCACGCGGCGTTCGCTGCAGGACCCGGAACTGACCGGGATGACCCGTCAGCAGCTCAGCGAGCTCATCGACGCGCTGACTCCAGCGCTAGAGGTTCAACGCGAGCAAGTGCTCCGCACACGTCGCGGTCACGAGCGCCTGGTGGCCCCTGGCACAGGTGCCAAAGCCAAACTCACCCCAGCCGACCGGATCCTGGCCACCGTGCTCCACCTGCGCAAACTCGCGACCATGGACCTCCTCGGCCAACTTTTCGGCGTCACCGCCATGACCATCAGCCGCGCGAAACAGGAGGTCCGCCCGCTCTTGGAAGCACACGGCCACCACATCAACGCTTCTACCGCCCGCCTCCGCGCACCAGCCGACGTCGCGACGTTCCTCGCTCCCGACTCCACCCAGATCAAGGTCAAAACGACGAGTTAAAGATCTGCACGCCCTTAGGACTTCTTCCCGCCGCCCCAGAACACCCAGCCTGAGGGAGAGCCTGCCCAGAGCCCCGGCGAGGTCGGGCAGGTGGGCGTCGGGATTGGTCTCTGCTCCCCCACGGGAAGCAGCGAGACCAACTCGCTGCTGACCGAATTCAGTCCTGCTGGCGCCCACCCCGCTCCCAGCCACCCACCGCGTCGTTGAACTTTCCGTTCGCGTTGGCCAGCCAGGTGAGCATCTTCGCCCGGCCGCCGCTGTAGTAGTACATGGCGCCGAGGTCATCTCGGCCTTCACCGTTGTAGTCACGGGGGACGACCTGCATGTTCTCGTACCAGTAGTTGCCCGCTGCGGTGTTCCGGGACTGGTACGGGGCGTTGAACGTGCCGTCGGCCTTGCTGGCGGAGACGAAGGTGTGGATCCCGTCGTGCCCGTCGGCGTAGTCATACCACATGGCGACATCGTCGCGGCTGCCACCGGTGAAGTGCCCGGCGTACATGTGGATGCGGTCCCAGCTGCCGAAGTTCACGCTGGTCCAGCCCTGCGCCGGGGTGTTGAACCCGCTGTCGGGCTTGGCCAGGAAGCTCCACAACGTCACATGCCCGTCCGCGTACCCGTAAGCGCGGCCAGATCTTCACGGCCCTCACCGTTGAAGTCACCGGCGACCACCTTCACCCGTGAGGCGTTCCAGCTGCCCGGCGCCGCGGTCCAGGAGGCGACGGGGACGTTGAAGCCGCCCTGCGGGGTGGCGGTGAGGGTGAACAGCGTGTCGTGGCCGTCGGCGTAGTCGTACCAGAGCGCCACGTCGTCGCGGCCGTCACCGTTGAAGTCACCCGCGCGCACCGTCATACGGTCGAAGGTCCAGTTCCCCGGAGCGGCGCTCCAGGAGGCGACCGGGTCCGCGAAACCACCGCCCGGGTTGCTCAGCCAGGTGAACAGCTTGACGCTACCGTCCGCGTATCCGCGCACCGCGGCCATGTCCGACAGACCATCGCCGTTGAAGTCACCGGTGACGAACTTCATGTGGTCGGTGGAGAAGGTGCCCTTCGGCGCCGTCTTCCAGGGCCTCGGTGTAAGCGAGCCGGGAGTGGTCGTCGAGCGCGGAGTGCATATACGTGTAGCCGACCTTCCCGGTTCCGGGGCCGACGCGCTTGGAGGCGCGCGCGGCGTCAGTACCGTGGCCGTGCATGCGCCAGCCGCCGCCGGCCGGGATGCGGCCAAGCTTCTTGATATCGACGTGGATCATGTCGCCGGGTGTGTCGTGTTCGTAGCGGATGACCTCGCGCAACTGCTCACCGGTCGGCGGGTCCAGGTCACGCAGTCGGTTCAGACCGCGCCTCACGAGACCGCGGTGCACGTGGCCGGCGCCAGGGTGATGCCGTGCGGGCGCTTGAGGTCGGCGGCGAGCCAGGCGCGCCCGTGCTTGGTCTGGCGCCACAGCGCCTCGATCAGGTCTGCGACGTCCTCCGCGGTGCGGGCCGGGCTCGTGGCAGGCCGGGAGGAATGGTCCACAAGCCCGGCTTCGCCGTGCGCGCACCGGCGGGCATACCACTTGGCCAGGCAACGGCGGGAGATCCCGGCCTCCGCCGCGACGTGCGCGACCGGACGCCCGGCATCCACGCGCTCACATAACCGACGACGCCCTCCGGCGTCAGCGGGGCGTTGGGATGTCCCGCCATATCAGCCCCTCGAGGTACCCGCTCCGAGCGTCCATCACAGGCGTCATGAGGTGTGCGGAGACGCCGTGTGTACGGCGATCGTGCACAGTCTCTTGGTTGCACGCGTGAGGGCGACATACAGGTCGCGCTCACCGCCGGGGCGGGCTGCGGCGATCTCCTCCGGGGCGACGACGACGATCGCGTCGAACTCCAGGCCGCGGGCTTCGGAAGCCGGCACGAGGCGGGCCCACCGCTCGACATCAGCCGACGCCAACTCCTCGACCCGGTCGTCCGCGCAGATCACGGCGAGCAGGTCGCCCGGGTGCGCTGCCACCTGCGCCCGAAGCTCCCCGGCCACGGTGGTGGCGACGGAGTGCGGGCAGGCGGTGAGGTGGCGGGGAGGATCGCCGTGGCGGAGCGACCGGCTCGGCGTCTGACCGGGGGCGATCCGCGCCAGCAGGCCGTGGGCGGTCGCAAGGATCTCCTGGGTCGTGCGGTAGCTGACGGTCAACGTGTGCAGGGAGAACCGGTTGCCGAGATGCGGACCCAGCGCCTGGGACCAGTCGCTCGCCGCCGTCGCAGGGCCCGCCTGGGCGAAGTCACCCACCAGCGTCATCGACCTGGCCGGACACCGGCGCATCACCATCCGCCACTGCATCGCGGTCAGTTCCTGGGCCTCATCGACCACGACGTGCCCGAACGACCGCTCCGGCAGCCCGTCTACCAGGGCCGTCGCCTCATCCAGCAGCGGTACATCGGCATCCGTCCACGGGGCATCAGGCGAACGCACCAGCCGGGACCGTTCGTCGCGGGCGAGCGAGGGCAGGTGCCTGGCCAACGTGCGGGCGTCTGCCAGCAGGGCTCGTACGACCACGTCGGGCTTCAGCCGCGGCCAGAGGGACTCCACCGCACGGTCGACGTGGGCGTCGCCCGAGAGGTCCGCACGGACGGCGTCCGCGTCGAACACCTCAGCCGGATCCGCGGCCGGCGCGTCGTCGAAGCCGAGAGCCCGCAGATCGGCTTCGGCCGCGGCATCGAGATCCAGGCCCGTGCTCTCGGCGATCTCGGCGCCTATATGTTCGAGGGCCTCGACGGCGTCGCGCTCCAGGGCATCCGTGACCACGCCGATCAGGTGCTCCTTGAACACCTCCCGCGCCAGGTTGTGCGCCAGACCGCTCGCCACCGCGGCCTCCCCCGCCGCCGCGACATCCACGCTCTCCAGCCGGACCCACTGCTGCCCCACCCGGACCGCGATGCCGCCGGCAGGTGCCTGCAGGGAGTGCACCAGGTCCGCGAGCGCCTCGGCCAGCGCGGAACTCCCCTTAAGGCGCGCGACATCAAACGACTCCACAGCTGCGGGCTCCACCCCGGCCAGCTCCGCGCACGTCGCCAGGAGCACATCGTTCTCCCCCAGCGAGGGGAGCACCTGGGAAACGTAGTCGAGGAACCGCGCGTTCGGCCCGAGCACCAGCACACCGTGCGCGGCCGCTCCCGGGAACGCGTACAGCACGTACGCCGCCCGGTGCAGCGCAACCACGGTCTTGCCTGTACCGGGGCCGCCCTGCACCACCGTCACCCCCCGATGCGGGGACCGGACGATTGCGTCCTGCTCCGCCTGCAATGTCGCCACCGCCGCACGCATCCGCCCCGTGCGCTGCGCCTCCAGCGCTTCCGCCAGCGGACCGTCGCCGACGACGTCGCCGACTGCGGCCGACGATCCGTCCAGTAGCTCGTCGCTCACCGCACGTACCGCACGGCCCTCGACCCGCAGATGACGCCGGCGCCGCAGCCCCATGGGGTGGACGGTCGTCGCCTCGTAGAAAGGCCGCGCCGCGTCCGCTCGCCAGTCGACGAGCAGTGGCAGGTCCCGGTCACCCACGTGCAGGCCGAGCCGGCCGATGTGCAGGACGGTTCCGTCCGCGCCATCGACCCGGCCGAACACCAACCCCTCCTCGGCCCCCTCCAGCCCGCGAATCCGACGTACCAGACGCTCTGCGGCGACATCGCGCTCGTACACCTCGCCCGCGCTGTCGGCCGACGACCTCAGCACATCCGCCAGTTGGGCCCGTGCATGCGCCAATCGCTCATCGAGCAGCCGGTACATAGCGGCCACGTGGGCCTGCTCCACCTCGACCTGTCCTGCGGCACCCTTATTGAACTGCGGCAACAGCGGCACTCCTCTCGACTCGGCCCCCCACTATGCAGCCAAACTTCTACGAAAGTAAGGCTTGACTTACTTATCCCAGTCAGCCGCCGCGGCCGGTCCGCCGCCACGGTTCAGGTCTGGGCGGAGCTAAGCATTGCGGCCCTCTGGGGCGTCCAGCACTCGCAGAGATCTCCGACGCCGAGACCCGCGGCCCGGACCGCGAACACCACCGGCGCGTCGCCGACCAGATCACCAGCCTCCTGGAAGACCTCGTCGAACACCGTAACGAGCCAACCGCCTAGCGTCGCCAGGCAGATCATGTGATGGCAGGAACGGCTACCCTGTCGGCCGTGGCGATACGACGGCGGACATGGCGGAACGTGGATGGCGAGCGCATCGAGGGAACCTGGCGGCACGTCTTCCTCCGCAACGGGGCGACGTACTTTCTCACCGATCTGCTGATCTACGCCGACGGGATGGTCGACTGCTGGGGGCTTGTGACCCTGGAGGAGTTCGCCCGCCAGCTTGCATCCGGCCGGGTGGCCACCGAGTTGGCCGACGGCGCCCAGGCATCGGCCCATCACCTCGCATCGTGGAAGTTCGCCGAGCCACACATGTGGCTGACTCCCGAGATGCTGCTCGGCGAGATCCGCGACGACATCGACCAGCTCAACGGCCGACCGGACTCCACTGCACGCTGCCTGGCCGCCCTGGACGCCTTCCGCAGCCAGCCGACTGAGAACAATCGTGCGGCGCTTCGCGAAGCCTACGAAGCCATCCCCGAACACCTGCGGATCTACGCCCTCGGCGACCAGGACTCCAAGGACTGGCCGCTGCG
Above is a genomic segment from Streptomyces fodineus containing:
- a CDS encoding alpha/beta fold hydrolase, whose product is MNTDNAKRSALTIDGRTLSYVDFGGPDRPLLALHGHMSEGVSFADLAARLAPDWRVIAPDQRGHGHSDRAADYSREGYLADLQALMDHLGLERAALLGHSLGAINAYQFAARHPERVTALVNGEGCAELGLDGSNPLAFVLNLPEGTCPSREAFVAQLDQFAPFFESAVRERPDGTWGLHFHPKDIYESEDQVHGDHWADWTGSACPALLIRGTKGGVLPAEQAAQMAARRPDTRLVELETDHFLYANDPVGFADAVRDFLASA
- a CDS encoding transposase, with the protein product MRYAAGELDWSRARVDGSHVRAKKRGTAIGPSPVDRRKTGSKHHLICDGKDIPLHVITTAANVNVVTQILALVDGIPLVAIRVSALGPSWATRLTTRWRYAVRYDIAGSCR
- a CDS encoding transposase — translated: MPWSDVTVVTIRGSTGRDDSAVARGRRLGRWSRRCCHRGLSGHRGPKPVADRLCLQRILYVLHQDIAWQLLPLKLGFGSGQTCWRRLGRWQQAGLFQQLHRILLANLKKRRGVQDASPNARQGVCAPSGDHRQDPAMS
- a CDS encoding ISAzo13 family transposase; its protein translation is MSGLDRQRTTLAAKFEAILPHLDERQRRLLIGAEAQSLGHGGIKAVARAAGVREATVSAGVRELGSGEAPLGRVRRPGAGRKRVVDLNPAVREALLTLVEPDVRGDPMSPLRWTTKSTRKLAEQLTRQGHRISADTVGDLLREEGFSLQSNAKTLEGKQHPDRDAQFHYLNEQARDHQDGGAPVISVDTKKKELVGPFKNNGREWEPRGEPVRVDTHDFPDRVLGRAVPYGIYDVAANTGWVNVGTDHDTAAFAVESIRRWWNGAGRATYPTAGRLLITADAGGSNGYRTRMWKTELARFAAESGLTITVCHLPPGTSKWNRIEHRLFSHITMNWRGRPLTSQEVIVESIAATTTKTGLTVHAELDTNPYPTGIQVSDDEIASLPITRHRFHGDWNYTLRPQHPMDAATTDSTSDQAPAGRPPRLTRRSLQDPELTGMTRQQLSELIDALTPALEVQREQVLRTRRGHERLVAPGTGAKAKLTPADRILATVLHLRKLATMDLLGQLFGVTAMTISRAKQEVRPLLEAHGHHINASTARLRAPADVATFLAPDSTQIKVKTTS
- a CDS encoding FG-GAP repeat domain-containing protein; amino-acid sequence: MKFVTGDFNGDGLSDMAAVRGYADGSVKLFTWLSNPGGGFADPVASWSAAPGNWTFDRMTVRAGDFNGDGRDDVALWYDYADGHDTLFTLTATPQGGFNVPVASWTAAPGSWNASRVKVVAGDFNGEGREDLAALTGTRTGM
- a CDS encoding AAA family ATPase translates to MYRLLDERLAHARAQLADVLRSSADSAGEVYERDVAAERLVRRIRGLEGAEEGLVFGRVDGADGTVLHIGRLGLHVGDRDLPLLVDWRADAARPFYEATTVHPMGLRRRRHLRVEGRAVRAVSDELLDGSSAAVGDVVGDGPLAEALEAQRTGRMRAAVATLQAEQDAIVRSPHRGVTVVQGGPGTGKTVVALHRAAYVLYAFPGAAAHGVLVLGPNARFLDYVSQVLPSLGENDVLLATCAELAGVEPAAVESFDVARLKGSSALAEALADLVHSLQAPAGGIAVRVGQQWVRLESVDVAAAGEAAVASGLAHNLAREVFKEHLIGVVTDALERDAVEALEHIGAEIAESTGLDLDAAAEADLRALGFDDAPAADPAEVFDADAVRADLSGDAHVDRAVESLWPRLKPDVVVRALLADARTLARHLPSLARDERSRLVRSPDAPWTDADVPLLDEATALVDGLPERSFGHVVVDEAQELTAMQWRMVMRRCPARSMTLVGDFAQAGPATAASDWSQALGPHLGNRFSLHTLTVSYRTTQEILATAHGLLARIAPGQTPSRSLRHGDPPRHLTACPHSVATTVAGELRAQVAAHPGDLLAVICADDRVEELASADVERWARLVPASEARGLEFDAIVVVAPEEIAAARPGGERDLYVALTRATKRLCTIAVHTASPHTS